One Orrella dioscoreae genomic window carries:
- the cysD gene encoding sulfate adenylyltransferase subunit CysD has product MSVVANRSHLDWLESEAIHILREVAAECARPVLLFSGGKDSCVLLRLAEKAFRPGRFPFPLMHIDTGHNFDEVIAFRDARAAELGEELIVRSVEDSMRRGTVVLRRETDSRNAAQAVTLLESIEEFGFDACIGGARRDEEKARAKERIFSFRDEFGQWDPKSQRPELWNLYNTRVHPGENMRVFPISNWTELDVWQYIQREQLALPSIYYTHQREVVRRKGLLVPVTRLTPPQEGESVEALAVRFRTVGDISCTCPVASDAADPAAIIAETAVTDITERGATRMDDQTSEASMERRKKEGYF; this is encoded by the coding sequence ATGAGTGTCGTCGCCAACCGCAGCCACCTGGACTGGCTGGAATCGGAAGCGATTCATATCCTGCGTGAGGTCGCCGCCGAGTGCGCGCGGCCGGTGCTGCTGTTCTCCGGCGGCAAGGATTCCTGCGTGCTGCTGCGCCTGGCCGAGAAGGCCTTCCGCCCCGGCCGCTTCCCATTCCCCTTGATGCACATCGACACCGGCCACAATTTCGACGAGGTCATCGCCTTCCGTGATGCGCGCGCGGCGGAACTGGGCGAGGAACTGATCGTGCGCAGCGTCGAGGATTCCATGCGCCGCGGCACGGTCGTGCTGCGCCGCGAGACCGATTCGCGCAACGCCGCGCAGGCGGTGACGCTGCTCGAATCCATCGAGGAGTTCGGCTTCGACGCCTGCATCGGGGGTGCCCGCCGCGACGAGGAAAAGGCCCGCGCCAAGGAGCGCATCTTTTCCTTCCGCGACGAGTTCGGCCAGTGGGATCCGAAGTCCCAGCGCCCGGAGCTCTGGAACCTTTACAACACGCGCGTGCATCCCGGCGAGAACATGCGCGTCTTCCCGATCTCGAACTGGACCGAGCTGGACGTGTGGCAATACATCCAGCGCGAGCAGCTGGCGCTGCCCTCGATCTATTACACGCATCAGCGCGAGGTGGTGCGCCGCAAGGGCCTGCTCGTGCCTGTCACCCGCCTGACGCCACCGCAGGAGGGTGAGTCGGTCGAGGCCCTGGCCGTGCGCTTCCGTACCGTGGGCGACATCTCCTGCACCTGCCCGGTGGCTTCCGACGCGGCGGATCCCGCCGCCATCATCGCCGAGACCGCCGTCACCGACATCACCGAGCGCGGCGCGACCCGCATGGACGACCAGACGTCCGAGGCCTCGATGGAGCGCCGCAAGAAAGAGGGCTATTTCTGA
- a CDS encoding sulfate adenylyltransferase subunit 1: MNAVNDSFLQGAERGVLRLITAGSVDDGKSTLIGRLLFDSKGVFADQLDAISRAKHKRTQGGVMDLSLLTDGLEAEREQGITIDVAYRYFATPLRKFIVADAPGHEQYTRNMVTGASTAHAAIILIDATRAADGKLLAQTKRHSAIAQLLGIRHIVVAINKMDLVDWDEAVYTRIRDAYAELAQRLGIATHYVLPLSALTGDNVVSRSARTPWYTGAPLLALLESLPVDDARAGGPLRLPVQWVIRHGGSQIDDFRGYAGQVASGRLRVGDAVQVQPSGVPAVVKSLRTQAGQADAAVAGDAVTVELDRDVDLSRGDLLVHAEAPAQVLREFEAELCWLDARALNPARKYLLKHGSRLTSAKIRAVHSRRDIHELQEVEAAGALEMNDIGRVTLAVRDALAVDAYTQQPATGAFILIDEASNQTAAAGLIRLPAQA, translated from the coding sequence ATGAACGCAGTCAACGATTCCTTCCTGCAGGGCGCCGAACGCGGCGTGCTGCGCCTCATCACCGCCGGTTCGGTGGATGACGGCAAGTCCACGCTCATCGGCCGCCTGCTGTTCGACAGCAAGGGCGTCTTCGCCGACCAGCTCGACGCAATTTCGCGGGCCAAGCACAAGCGCACGCAGGGCGGCGTGATGGACCTGTCGCTGCTGACCGACGGCCTGGAGGCCGAGCGCGAGCAGGGCATCACCATCGACGTGGCCTACCGCTACTTCGCCACGCCGCTGCGCAAGTTCATCGTGGCCGATGCGCCCGGGCACGAGCAGTACACGCGCAACATGGTGACGGGCGCCTCGACGGCCCATGCCGCCATCATCCTGATCGATGCCACGCGCGCCGCGGACGGCAAGCTGCTGGCGCAGACCAAGCGGCACAGCGCCATCGCGCAACTGCTGGGCATCCGCCACATCGTCGTGGCCATCAACAAGATGGATCTGGTCGATTGGGACGAGGCCGTCTACACGCGCATCCGCGATGCCTATGCCGAACTGGCGCAGCGCCTGGGTATCGCCACGCACTATGTGCTGCCCTTGTCGGCCCTGACGGGCGACAACGTGGTCAGCCGCTCGGCGCGCACGCCCTGGTACACGGGGGCGCCGTTGCTGGCGTTGCTGGAATCCCTGCCGGTGGACGACGCGCGCGCCGGCGGCCCGTTGCGCCTGCCCGTGCAGTGGGTGATCCGCCATGGCGGCAGCCAGATCGATGATTTCCGGGGCTATGCCGGCCAGGTGGCCAGCGGCCGCCTGCGCGTCGGGGATGCGGTCCAGGTGCAGCCGTCGGGCGTGCCGGCCGTGGTGAAGTCCCTGCGCACGCAGGCCGGCCAGGCTGATGCGGCGGTGGCCGGCGACGCGGTGACGGTCGAGCTGGACCGTGACGTGGACCTGTCGCGCGGCGACCTGCTGGTGCATGCCGAGGCGCCCGCGCAGGTGCTGCGCGAGTTCGAGGCGGAGCTGTGCTGGCTGGATGCCCGTGCCCTGAATCCGGCGCGCAAGTATCTGCTGAAGCACGGCTCGCGCCTGACCAGCGCCAAGATTCGCGCCGTGCACAGTCGTCGCGACATCCATGAGCTGCAGGAAGTCGAGGCGGCGGGGGCGCTCGAGATGAACGACATCGGCCGCGTGACGCTGGCCGTCCGGGACGCGCTGGCGGTTGATGCGTATACGCAACAACCCGCCACGGGCGCCTTCATCCTGATCGACGAGGCCAGCAACCAGACTGCCGCGGCCGGACTCATCCGCCTGCCGGCGCAGGCCTGA
- a CDS encoding PA0069 family radical SAM protein — MVAIDTFVSAGTGSPAAAPAASRGRGAVTNVSHRYQRDSRVADPDALDHALALDELPPAPLTRVEAEQARRLISRNDSPDLPFEQAVNPYRGCEHGCIYCYARPTHAYLGYSPGLDFETRLVAKTNAVEALRAELSRPGYVPKTITLSSATDAYQPIERQWQLSRGILALMLETGHPVSVITKNALVERDLDLLVPLAQRRLVQVYLSLPTLDADMARTLEPRASAPWRRLRTLRVLADAGVPAGVSLAPVIPFINDDQIEQVLHAAAQAGASQAFYTVLRLPHEVKDVFEQWLHTHFPDRAQRVLHRIEDLREGRRNDSRFGVRMRGTGIWADLIAQRFALAVRQAGLNLRDLGDLDTSAFVAPARAVKPSAAGAASAQLDLFSVPDLAVSGPAVSSSHRQPHAAGAATPT, encoded by the coding sequence ATGGTCGCTATCGATACCTTTGTTTCCGCCGGTACTGGGTCCCCGGCTGCCGCCCCCGCCGCCTCGCGCGGCCGGGGTGCGGTGACTAACGTATCGCACCGCTACCAGCGCGACAGCCGCGTGGCCGATCCGGACGCCCTGGATCACGCCCTTGCCCTGGACGAACTGCCCCCGGCTCCCCTTACCCGGGTCGAAGCCGAGCAGGCGCGCCGGCTGATCTCCCGCAACGACTCCCCCGATCTTCCCTTCGAGCAGGCCGTCAACCCTTACCGGGGCTGCGAGCACGGCTGCATCTATTGCTACGCCCGGCCCACCCACGCCTACCTCGGATACTCTCCCGGCCTGGATTTCGAAACCCGCCTGGTCGCCAAGACCAACGCCGTCGAGGCCTTGCGGGCCGAACTGTCGCGCCCGGGCTACGTGCCCAAAACCATCACCCTCAGTTCGGCCACCGACGCCTACCAGCCCATCGAGCGGCAGTGGCAGCTGTCGCGCGGCATCCTGGCGCTCATGCTGGAAACCGGCCATCCGGTGTCCGTCATCACGAAGAACGCGCTGGTCGAGCGCGACCTGGACCTGCTGGTGCCGCTGGCCCAGCGGCGCCTGGTGCAGGTCTATCTCAGCCTGCCCACCCTCGATGCCGACATGGCGCGCACCCTGGAGCCCCGTGCCTCCGCGCCCTGGCGCCGCCTGCGCACGCTGCGCGTGCTGGCCGATGCCGGCGTGCCCGCCGGGGTGTCGCTGGCACCCGTCATTCCCTTCATCAACGACGACCAGATCGAGCAGGTCCTGCATGCCGCGGCCCAGGCGGGCGCGTCGCAGGCGTTCTATACCGTGTTGCGCTTGCCCCATGAAGTCAAGGATGTCTTCGAACAGTGGCTACACACCCATTTCCCCGATCGCGCCCAGCGAGTCCTGCATCGCATCGAAGACTTGCGTGAGGGCCGCCGCAACGATTCGCGCTTCGGTGTGCGCATGCGCGGCACGGGCATCTGGGCCGATCTCATCGCCCAGCGTTTTGCGCTGGCGGTGCGCCAGGCCGGCCTGAACCTGCGCGACCTCGGCGATCTGGACACTTCGGCTTTCGTGGCGCCCGCCCGTGCCGTGAAGCCGTCCGCGGCAGGGGCGGCCAGCGCTCAGCTCGACCTGTTTTCCGTGCCCGACCTTGCCGTGTCCGGCCCCGCCGTCTCTTCCTCTCATCGCCAGCCTCACGCCGCCGGCGCCGCCACCCCTACTTGA
- the rplS gene encoding 50S ribosomal protein L19, with protein sequence MNLIQTIEQEEIARLTGGKPVTEFAPGDTVVVNVNVVEGTRKRVQAYEGVVIAKRNRGLNSAFIVRKISSGEAVERTFQLYSPQIASIEVKRRGDVRRAKLYYLRDRSGKSARIKEKLVRKSAPAATQA encoded by the coding sequence ATGAACCTGATCCAAACCATCGAGCAAGAAGAAATTGCTCGCCTGACCGGCGGCAAGCCCGTCACCGAATTCGCGCCTGGCGACACCGTCGTCGTCAACGTGAACGTCGTCGAAGGCACGCGCAAGCGCGTCCAGGCCTACGAAGGCGTGGTCATCGCCAAGCGTAACCGCGGCCTGAACTCGGCGTTCATCGTCCGCAAGATCTCCTCGGGTGAAGCCGTCGAACGTACGTTCCAGCTGTACTCGCCCCAGATCGCCTCGATCGAAGTGAAGCGCCGCGGTGACGTCCGCCGCGCCAAGCTGTACTACCTGCGCGATCGCTCGGGCAAGTCGGCTCGCATCAAGGAAAAGCTGGTGCGCAAGTCGGCGCCGGCCGCCACCCAAGCGTAA
- a CDS encoding CoA pyrophosphatase produces the protein MATDTPSSRPRRPAARLSFDPVAQPWEAASQGLSPVDPRLLTPESLRRVLTAPPSWTPEPPFEADLRYPGRDGPPVEAAVLIPLVAYPDGVRVMLTQRAAHLHDHAGQISFPGGRIETWDASPVAAALREAQEETGLGGDFIEVLGSLPPYHTTTGFTVTPVTGLVRPGFTLAPDAFEVAEVFEVPLAFLADPANHRLHRALLPDGRARHFYSMPWHDRFIWGATAAMLRNFYHLLRSANPG, from the coding sequence ATGGCGACCGATACCCCTTCTTCGCGCCCCCGGCGTCCCGCCGCCCGGCTCAGTTTCGATCCGGTGGCCCAGCCGTGGGAGGCGGCCTCGCAAGGCTTGTCGCCCGTCGATCCTCGGCTGTTGACGCCGGAGTCCCTGCGGCGCGTGCTGACCGCGCCGCCGTCATGGACGCCCGAGCCGCCTTTCGAGGCGGACCTGCGCTATCCCGGGCGTGACGGTCCGCCGGTCGAGGCGGCCGTGCTGATTCCCCTGGTGGCCTATCCGGACGGCGTGCGCGTCATGTTGACGCAGCGCGCGGCGCATTTGCACGACCATGCCGGCCAGATCAGCTTCCCGGGCGGCCGCATCGAAACCTGGGATGCCAGTCCCGTGGCTGCGGCATTGCGCGAGGCGCAGGAAGAGACCGGCCTGGGCGGAGATTTCATCGAAGTGCTGGGCAGCCTGCCGCCTTACCACACCACTACCGGCTTTACCGTCACGCCGGTGACGGGGCTGGTGCGGCCTGGTTTCACGCTGGCGCCGGACGCCTTCGAAGTGGCCGAGGTGTTCGAGGTGCCGCTGGCCTTCCTGGCGGATCCGGCCAACCATCGCCTGCATCGTGCATTGCTGCCCGATGGACGGGCGCGGCATTTCTATTCGATGCCCTGGCACGACCGCTTCATCTGGGGCGCCACCGCGGCGATGCTGCGAAATTTCTATCACCTGCTGCGTAGCGCCAATCCGGGCTGA
- the rsgA gene encoding ribosome small subunit-dependent GTPase A, translated as MSAPQALLRGRVISAHGRHYIVEFEDGSLRQCYPRGKKAGAAAVGDHVNVRPEGRDEGTLDSVETRRNLLYRSDDMRSKQFAANVDQLLIVVAVEPTFSEDLLGRALAGAWSADIEPVIVLNKSDLAAGLPAARQKLATLAGLGVPVIELSAHDTNGVRAALADRLTGKTNLLLGQSGMGKSTLLNALSPEAGAATREHSQALDTGRHTTTSTRLYHLPAPGGDLIDSPGFQAFGLQHLSSKEVEHGFPEFAAPAEQCRFYNCTHRHEPGCGVLAALAAGRIDPARHALYARILDDNAAGMRY; from the coding sequence ATGAGCGCCCCGCAAGCCCTGCTGCGCGGTCGCGTCATTTCCGCCCACGGGCGCCATTACATCGTCGAGTTCGAGGACGGATCGCTGCGCCAGTGCTATCCCCGCGGCAAGAAGGCCGGCGCCGCGGCGGTGGGCGACCACGTCAACGTGCGGCCGGAAGGCCGCGACGAAGGCACGCTGGACAGCGTGGAGACGCGGCGCAACCTGCTGTACCGCTCCGACGACATGCGCAGCAAGCAGTTCGCCGCCAACGTCGACCAGCTGCTGATCGTGGTCGCGGTCGAGCCGACGTTTTCCGAGGACCTGCTGGGGCGCGCCCTGGCGGGCGCCTGGTCGGCCGACATCGAGCCGGTCATCGTCCTGAACAAAAGCGATCTTGCCGCGGGCCTGCCCGCGGCGCGGCAGAAGCTGGCCACGCTGGCCGGACTGGGGGTCCCGGTCATCGAGCTCTCGGCGCACGATACGAATGGCGTGCGCGCGGCGCTAGCAGACAGGCTGACGGGAAAGACCAATCTGCTGCTCGGCCAGAGCGGCATGGGCAAGTCCACCCTGCTCAACGCGCTGTCGCCCGAAGCGGGCGCGGCCACGCGTGAACACTCGCAGGCCCTGGACACCGGCAGGCACACCACCACCAGCACGCGGCTGTATCACCTGCCCGCGCCGGGCGGGGACCTGATCGACTCCCCCGGCTTCCAGGCTTTCGGCCTGCAGCACCTGTCCAGCAAGGAGGTCGAACACGGCTTCCCGGAATTCGCGGCGCCCGCCGAACAATGCCGCTTCTATAACTGCACCCATCGCCACGAGCCGGGCTGCGGCGTGCTGGCGGCCTTGGCCGCGGGACGGATCGACCCGGCCCGCCATGCCCTGTACGCGCGGATCCTGGACGACAACGCCGCCGGCATGCGCTACTGA
- a CDS encoding M48 family metallopeptidase, translating to MQPSLPLFSLFFVAMLALDVMLKFWLATRQTRHVSSHRAQVPDEFASRIGLHSHQRAADYTVARVRLGMIERLFDAAVLVGLTLLGGLQALDQLAAHWVSADLPRQLLLITLVALLLGALGLPFTLYRQFRLEARFGFNRMTPGLFLSDLLKGTLVSALLGLPLAAVVLWLMASAGHLWWLWAWAVWAAFNLLILLIFPTVIAPLFNKFTPLADPELADRINRLAQRCGFSINGLFVMDGSRRSAHGNAYFTGFGKSRRIVFFDTLLSKLNGDEIEAVLAHELGHFKHRHIIKRIVISLGGALAVFALLGWLGQQVWFYTGLGVLPQLAARNDAMALILFFLVLPVFTFPFTPLGSWFSRKDEFQADRYAAEQSRADYLVSALVKLYDDNAATLTPDPVHSAFYDSHPPAAIRIRHLVAQ from the coding sequence ATGCAACCGTCACTTCCCCTCTTCTCCCTGTTCTTCGTGGCCATGCTCGCGCTGGACGTGATGCTCAAGTTCTGGCTGGCCACGCGCCAGACCCGCCATGTGTCCTCGCACCGCGCACAGGTGCCGGACGAGTTCGCGTCGCGCATCGGCCTGCACAGCCACCAGCGCGCAGCCGACTACACCGTGGCGCGTGTGCGGCTGGGCATGATCGAGCGGCTCTTCGACGCGGCCGTCCTGGTGGGTCTGACGCTGCTGGGCGGCCTGCAGGCGCTGGACCAGCTTGCCGCGCACTGGGTCAGCGCCGACCTGCCGCGCCAGTTGCTCCTGATCACCCTGGTCGCCCTGCTGCTGGGCGCGCTGGGGCTGCCTTTCACGCTCTACCGCCAGTTCCGGCTGGAAGCCCGCTTCGGCTTCAACCGCATGACGCCGGGCCTGTTCCTGTCGGACCTGCTGAAGGGCACGCTGGTGTCGGCACTGCTGGGCCTGCCGCTGGCAGCCGTGGTGCTTTGGCTGATGGCCAGCGCCGGCCATCTGTGGTGGTTGTGGGCCTGGGCGGTGTGGGCGGCATTCAACCTGCTGATCCTGCTGATTTTCCCGACGGTCATCGCCCCGCTCTTCAACAAGTTCACGCCGCTGGCCGACCCTGAACTGGCCGACCGCATCAACCGCCTGGCCCAACGCTGCGGCTTTTCCATCAACGGCCTGTTCGTGATGGACGGCTCGCGCCGCTCCGCCCATGGCAACGCCTACTTCACGGGTTTCGGCAAATCCCGCCGCATCGTGTTCTTCGACACGCTGCTCTCCAAGCTCAATGGCGACGAGATCGAGGCCGTGCTGGCCCACGAACTGGGCCACTTCAAGCACCGCCACATCATCAAGCGCATCGTCATCAGCCTGGGCGGCGCGCTGGCCGTCTTCGCGCTGCTCGGCTGGCTGGGCCAGCAGGTCTGGTTCTATACCGGGCTGGGCGTGCTGCCCCAGCTCGCCGCGCGCAACGACGCCATGGCGCTCATCCTGTTCTTCCTGGTGCTGCCGGTCTTCACCTTCCCCTTCACGCCGCTGGGCAGCTGGTTCTCGCGCAAGGACGAGTTCCAGGCCGACCGCTACGCGGCCGAACAAAGCCGCGCCGACTACCTGGTGTCCGCCCTGGTCAAGCTGTATGACGACAATGCCGCCACCCTGACCCCCGATCCCGTGCACTCGGCGTTCTACGACAGCCATCCGCCCGCGGCCATCCGCATCCGCCATCTGGTCGCGCAATGA
- the orn gene encoding oligoribonuclease, producing the protein MALNENRLIWLDMEMTGLDPEKERIIEVAVVVTEPDLTVVAEGPVLVIHQSDALLDAMDSWNKGTHGKSGLIDKVKASTVDEAQAEDLLIAFLSEHVPAGKSPLCGNTISQDRRFMFRYMPRFEAFFHYRNLDVSTLKELARRWRPDVYKGFDKKSRHEALADIYESIEELKYYREHFLRVTP; encoded by the coding sequence ATGGCTCTGAATGAAAACCGCCTGATCTGGCTCGACATGGAAATGACGGGCCTGGATCCCGAGAAGGAACGCATCATCGAGGTGGCGGTCGTCGTGACCGAGCCCGATCTCACCGTGGTGGCCGAAGGCCCCGTGCTGGTCATCCACCAGTCCGACGCCCTGCTGGACGCCATGGACAGCTGGAACAAGGGCACCCACGGCAAAAGCGGCCTCATCGACAAGGTGAAGGCATCCACCGTGGACGAGGCGCAGGCGGAGGACCTCCTCATCGCCTTCCTGTCCGAGCACGTGCCCGCCGGCAAGTCGCCGCTGTGCGGCAACACCATCAGCCAGGACCGCCGCTTCATGTTCCGCTACATGCCGCGTTTCGAGGCGTTCTTCCACTACCGCAACCTGGATGTCAGCACCTTGAAGGAGCTGGCCCGCCGCTGGCGTCCCGACGTCTACAAGGGTTTCGACAAGAAGAGCCGCCACGAGGCCCTGGCCGATATCTACGAGTCGATCGAAGAGCTCAAGTACTACCGCGAGCACTTCCTGCGCGTCACGCCGTAG
- a CDS encoding MATE family efflux transporter produces MNALADTGGASTGAVLRNILRQAWPVLISQWAGIAFGVLDTAMTGHASPTDLAAMSLGVSIYLTVFVSLMGVIHALIPIIAQHYGAGRLHEAGRAWGQGVWLALGLSAAGGLLLCFPDVWLSFSGDVAPEVRERIRHYLQALLVALPAALVFRTVYAFGTAISRPKVVMAINLGGVCLKALCNWLLIYGKFGLPALGAVGAGISSAIVYWTSLAVALWLLRHDSHFRRFAPTLGRPQWESLRTLLRLGLPMGGSYLIEVCAFTFMALLIAREGTVVSGGHQILSNLAALTYMMPMAIGVAGASLVAQAIGAGNGLLARRTGGMAVLVALAGAVLTVGLLAGLSGNIVRAYTSDTQVAAITLSLMPVIFAFHLADAMQCVHAYLLRAYKVAFVPMLIQALALAGLGLVGGWWLGFGPQAGALAGWQQNVLPGTPVGAGAMWILAALGLLLAAVLMHGLYRNVVRRHAVAAPTATATTA; encoded by the coding sequence ATGAACGCCCTGGCTGACACAGGCGGCGCCAGCACGGGCGCCGTCCTGCGCAATATCCTGCGCCAGGCCTGGCCCGTCCTGATCAGCCAGTGGGCGGGCATCGCCTTCGGCGTGCTCGACACCGCCATGACCGGCCACGCCAGCCCCACCGACCTGGCGGCCATGTCGCTGGGCGTCTCCATCTACCTGACGGTCTTCGTGTCGCTCATGGGCGTGATCCACGCCCTGATCCCCATCATCGCCCAGCACTATGGCGCCGGCCGCCTGCACGAGGCGGGACGCGCCTGGGGCCAAGGCGTCTGGCTGGCCCTGGGCCTGTCGGCGGCGGGCGGACTCCTGCTCTGCTTCCCCGACGTCTGGCTGTCCTTCTCGGGTGACGTGGCGCCGGAAGTGCGCGAGCGCATCCGGCACTACCTGCAGGCACTGCTGGTGGCCTTGCCCGCCGCGCTCGTGTTCCGGACGGTCTACGCATTCGGGACGGCCATCTCGCGCCCCAAGGTGGTCATGGCCATCAACCTGGGCGGCGTGTGCCTGAAGGCCCTGTGCAACTGGCTGCTGATCTATGGAAAGTTCGGGCTGCCCGCGCTGGGCGCGGTGGGCGCCGGCATTTCCTCGGCCATCGTCTACTGGACCAGCCTGGCCGTCGCGCTCTGGCTGCTGCGCCATGACAGCCATTTCCGCCGCTTCGCCCCCACCCTGGGCCGTCCGCAATGGGAATCCCTGCGCACCCTGCTGCGGCTGGGCCTGCCCATGGGCGGTTCGTATCTCATCGAGGTCTGCGCCTTCACCTTCATGGCGCTGCTGATCGCCCGCGAGGGCACGGTGGTGTCGGGCGGCCACCAGATCCTGTCGAACCTGGCCGCGCTGACCTACATGATGCCCATGGCCATCGGCGTGGCCGGCGCGTCACTGGTTGCACAGGCCATCGGCGCAGGCAATGGCCTGCTGGCGCGCCGCACCGGCGGCATGGCCGTGCTGGTTGCCCTGGCCGGCGCCGTGCTGACAGTGGGCCTGCTGGCCGGGCTGAGCGGCAACATCGTGCGCGCCTACACCAGCGACACGCAGGTCGCCGCCATCACGCTGTCGCTCATGCCGGTCATCTTCGCCTTCCACCTGGCCGACGCGATGCAGTGCGTGCATGCCTACCTGCTGCGCGCCTACAAGGTCGCCTTCGTGCCCATGCTGATCCAGGCGCTGGCCCTGGCAGGCCTGGGCCTGGTGGGCGGCTGGTGGCTGGGTTTCGGTCCGCAGGCGGGCGCACTGGCCGGCTGGCAGCAGAACGTCCTGCCCGGCACGCCTGTCGGCGCCGGCGCCATGTGGATACTGGCCGCGCTGGGCCTGTTGCTGGCGGCGGTGCTGATGCATGGCCTGTATCGCAACGTGGTGCGCCGCCACGCGGTGGCGGCGCCAACGGCCACCGCGACTACGGCGTGA
- a CDS encoding glycosyltransferase — translation MSPASRSTPARLTATATVKLPRYILVGLSLVYILAGLFLRDPWKTDDVVGVATMLTALQEGSRAWLLPQVGHLAYAQDGPLITWVGAISVWLLAPLMGEIPAARVPNILWFGLTAWSLWYGTYLLGRRKEAQPLALPFGGEPTVRDYGRMLADASLLLLIATAGILWRTHETSEVPAIMAFQALAYYALARMLDKPALGATVLGLALAAAFLTRAWPGALPILIAIPLAFQPHSALWAARRWLMWPLLLALTLVLLWWLPASQEGDYWMRSWRQWNESVFGLPTLRDIGRTLRDLPWFLWPTWPLAFLALWRWRNWIAAPHILLPGALMAGVLLVLPFMQQPSEPEFILLVVPCAVLAAFALPTLRRGVINTLDWFAVMCFSLTLATVWLGWVALHFGVPPKIAHNIARQTAGFEPSISWLATLLALGVTAAWFALVSWRLRTRPAALWRGTVLSACGLGATWLLLVLLWMPPVDYARSYRAVSTELAQAIQTHRQPGECVRGLSLGSGQRASFLVFDKLSFTYDSRCTLVLQQTSREALRDGTAAHSDNPVVLWEGARRADRHEVFRLLRLPSAR, via the coding sequence GTGTCTCCTGCATCGCGCTCCACCCCCGCCCGGCTGACCGCCACGGCGACCGTCAAGCTGCCCCGGTACATCCTGGTCGGCCTCTCCCTGGTCTATATCCTGGCCGGGCTGTTCCTGCGCGACCCCTGGAAAACCGACGACGTCGTCGGGGTGGCCACCATGCTGACCGCCCTGCAGGAAGGCAGCCGCGCCTGGCTGCTGCCGCAGGTGGGCCACCTGGCCTATGCCCAGGATGGCCCGCTGATCACCTGGGTCGGCGCCATCAGCGTCTGGCTGCTGGCGCCGCTCATGGGCGAGATTCCCGCTGCGCGCGTGCCCAACATCCTGTGGTTCGGCCTGACCGCCTGGTCGCTCTGGTACGGCACCTACCTGCTGGGCCGCCGCAAGGAAGCCCAGCCGCTTGCCCTGCCTTTCGGCGGCGAACCCACCGTGCGCGACTATGGCCGCATGCTGGCCGACGCGTCCTTGCTGCTGCTCATTGCCACGGCCGGCATCCTGTGGCGCACCCACGAGACATCCGAAGTGCCCGCCATCATGGCGTTCCAGGCGCTGGCCTATTACGCCCTGGCCCGGATGCTGGACAAGCCCGCCCTGGGGGCCACCGTGCTCGGCCTCGCGCTGGCTGCCGCCTTCCTGACCCGGGCCTGGCCGGGCGCGCTGCCCATCCTCATCGCCATCCCCCTCGCCTTCCAGCCGCACAGCGCGCTGTGGGCGGCCCGGCGCTGGCTGATGTGGCCGCTGCTGCTCGCGCTGACGCTGGTGCTGCTGTGGTGGCTGCCCGCCTCGCAGGAAGGCGACTACTGGATGCGCAGCTGGCGCCAATGGAACGAGTCGGTCTTCGGCCTTCCCACGCTGCGCGATATCGGCCGCACCTTGCGTGACCTGCCCTGGTTCCTGTGGCCGACCTGGCCGCTTGCCTTCCTGGCGCTGTGGCGCTGGCGCAATTGGATCGCCGCGCCGCACATCCTGCTGCCCGGCGCGCTGATGGCCGGCGTGCTGCTCGTGCTGCCTTTCATGCAGCAGCCGTCCGAGCCCGAGTTCATCCTGCTCGTCGTCCCCTGCGCCGTGCTGGCCGCCTTCGCGCTGCCCACGCTGCGCCGAGGCGTGATCAACACGCTGGACTGGTTCGCGGTGATGTGCTTTTCCCTGACCCTGGCCACCGTCTGGCTGGGGTGGGTGGCCCTGCATTTCGGCGTGCCCCCCAAGATCGCGCACAACATTGCCCGCCAGACGGCAGGATTCGAGCCATCCATTTCCTGGCTTGCCACGCTGCTCGCGCTGGGCGTGACCGCCGCCTGGTTCGCGCTGGTCAGCTGGCGCCTGCGCACCCGCCCCGCCGCCCTGTGGCGCGGCACCGTGCTTTCGGCTTGCGGCCTGGGCGCCACCTGGCTCCTGCTGGTGCTGCTGTGGATGCCGCCGGTGGATTACGCGCGCAGCTACCGTGCCGTTTCCACCGAACTGGCCCAGGCCATCCAGACCCACCGGCAGCCCGGCGAATGCGTGCGTGGGCTCAGCCTGGGCAGCGGCCAGCGCGCGTCCTTCCTGGTGTTCGACAAGCTGAGCTTCACGTATGACTCCCGCTGCACGCTGGTGCTGCAGCAGACGTCGCGCGAAGCCCTGCGCGACGGCACGGCCGCGCACAGCGACAACCCTGTCGTGCTGTGGGAAGGCGCGCGCCGCGCCGACCGCCATGAAGTGTTCCGCCTGCTGCGGCTGCCGTCGGCACGATGA